From the genome of Desulfobulbaceae bacterium, one region includes:
- a CDS encoding PAS domain S-box protein, which yields MTDQGTNPRQDLGIQKGSLLALILCFAGLSAYLFFDFYDSAKTTAIRQLNDQQQIHAKQAAQGIADFFKTWTGILTSFSKMDEIISVDDNGKRYMALFYEAHQDQIKSITRVDEKGVILYTVPFSGAEGSDISNQRHVREILRNHQPVVSDVFKTVQGFDAVALHVPVFKGATFKGTVAIVIDFTNLATRYLEVIQIGKTGYAWVISHDGTTLYSPVPGFTGNSIFDNCKECPEILAMVKEMLQGHQGTATYLFDKIGATTVKPVKKYAVYLPVAIGNSFWSIVVASSEDEVLSALASFKNRLLLVIGMILIGGVLFTIICTKAWMIVAAEKTRKKAEEKLRESEQYNRLLFELSPIGLALCRRNGSLVDINPAYAKIIGRSVEETLKLTYWDITPPKYLELEHAQLKNIEKTGRYGPYEKEYTHKDGRLIPVRLQGLFIEKKGEKFIWSSVEDVSESKKAERDLLRNEKVLRLFVEHSPAAIAMFDNEMKYIFASSRFLEDYNLGQQNVTGRSHYEVFPDIPERWRAIHKRCLAGAIEQCDDDPFPHKNGRVDWVRWEIRPWYETEGEIGGIILFSEVITKRKQAELELTKYRENLEELVDQRTEQVEKAQAALMNMVDDLQMSAEALEQANEQLKEIDRLKSIFIASMSHELRTPLNSVIGFSSVLSNEWAGPVSEEQKKLLLTINRAGKHLLSLINDVIDISKIESGKLDTSREDFDLFNVVIEAVENLAKDLADKKLSITTEIPHLAMHSDRRRLLQCILNLLSNAVKFTTKGGVQLMARTVKEGEHIEITVTDTGIGIKEEDMPKLFQSFVRFDSPLRASVPGTGLGLYLTKKLVRETLGGEISAKSTHGAGSCFTLNIPAILNNAQKGVTTT from the coding sequence ATGACCGATCAAGGCACGAACCCCAGACAGGACCTTGGCATTCAAAAAGGCTCTCTTCTTGCTCTCATCCTCTGCTTCGCCGGTTTATCCGCATACCTCTTTTTTGACTTCTACGATTCGGCCAAAACAACCGCAATCAGACAATTGAACGATCAACAACAGATCCACGCTAAACAGGCGGCCCAGGGCATTGCTGATTTTTTCAAAACGTGGACAGGCATTCTGACTTCGTTCTCGAAAATGGATGAGATAATCAGCGTTGACGATAACGGCAAACGATATATGGCCTTATTCTACGAGGCGCATCAAGATCAAATCAAGTCAATCACCCGAGTCGATGAAAAGGGGGTGATCCTATACACCGTGCCCTTCAGCGGCGCTGAAGGCAGCGACATTTCAAACCAAAGACATGTGCGAGAGATCCTGAGGAACCACCAACCTGTCGTCAGCGATGTGTTCAAGACAGTCCAGGGATTTGATGCCGTTGCACTCCATGTGCCGGTCTTCAAGGGAGCGACCTTCAAGGGAACCGTCGCCATCGTCATTGACTTCACAAACCTTGCGACACGATATCTCGAAGTAATACAGATCGGCAAGACCGGCTACGCTTGGGTGATCAGTCACGACGGAACAACTCTCTACAGTCCTGTCCCCGGCTTTACCGGGAATTCCATTTTTGATAACTGCAAGGAGTGCCCTGAAATTCTCGCCATGGTGAAGGAGATGCTTCAGGGCCACCAGGGAACTGCAACCTACCTCTTCGATAAAATTGGGGCCACGACGGTAAAACCGGTAAAGAAGTATGCTGTCTATCTGCCTGTCGCCATTGGCAACAGTTTCTGGTCGATTGTCGTGGCCTCTTCTGAAGACGAGGTCCTCTCCGCCCTCGCCTCATTCAAGAACCGGCTGCTTCTGGTTATCGGCATGATCCTGATCGGCGGCGTCCTCTTTACCATCATCTGCACCAAAGCCTGGATGATTGTCGCAGCAGAAAAAACCCGTAAAAAGGCAGAAGAAAAACTTCGGGAAAGCGAACAATACAACCGCCTGCTGTTCGAATTATCTCCCATAGGCCTTGCCCTCTGCCGGCGGAATGGCTCCCTGGTGGACATCAACCCGGCATACGCCAAGATCATCGGACGATCTGTTGAGGAAACACTTAAACTCACCTATTGGGACATCACCCCCCCTAAATACCTGGAACTCGAACATGCTCAACTCAAAAATATTGAAAAAACAGGTAGATACGGACCATACGAGAAGGAGTACACCCATAAGGACGGCCGCCTGATCCCTGTCCGCTTGCAGGGACTGTTCATCGAAAAGAAAGGGGAGAAGTTCATCTGGTCAAGCGTTGAAGACGTCTCGGAGAGCAAAAAAGCAGAACGGGATTTGCTGAGAAACGAGAAGGTTCTCCGGCTTTTTGTCGAACACTCTCCCGCAGCAATCGCCATGTTCGATAACGAGATGAAATATATTTTTGCAAGCTCCCGATTCCTTGAGGACTATAACCTGGGCCAACAGAATGTCACCGGCCGCTCGCATTACGAAGTATTTCCGGATATTCCCGAACGCTGGCGGGCAATCCATAAACGCTGTCTTGCTGGGGCGATTGAACAGTGTGACGATGACCCCTTCCCGCATAAAAACGGAAGAGTGGATTGGGTGCGATGGGAAATCCGGCCCTGGTATGAAACCGAAGGAGAAATCGGCGGCATCATCCTGTTTTCCGAAGTGATCACCAAGCGCAAACAAGCTGAACTGGAGCTAACAAAGTACCGGGAGAATCTTGAAGAACTCGTCGATCAACGGACGGAACAGGTGGAGAAAGCCCAGGCAGCCTTGATGAATATGGTGGATGATTTGCAGATGAGCGCAGAGGCGCTGGAGCAGGCCAATGAACAGCTTAAAGAGATTGACCGCCTCAAATCCATCTTCATCGCCAGTATGAGCCATGAACTGAGAACTCCCCTGAACTCGGTCATAGGGTTTTCCAGTGTCCTCAGTAACGAATGGGCCGGCCCGGTGAGCGAAGAACAAAAAAAACTGCTGTTGACCATCAACAGGGCGGGCAAGCACCTGTTATCGCTGATCAACGATGTCATTGATATCTCAAAAATTGAATCGGGAAAACTCGATACCAGCCGAGAGGATTTTGATCTCTTTAATGTGGTCATCGAGGCGGTAGAAAATCTGGCAAAAGACCTCGCCGACAAGAAACTCTCGATAACTACCGAGATTCCGCATCTTGCGATGCATTCCGACCGAAGGCGACTGCTCCAGTGTATCCTTAATCTATTAAGCAATGCTGTAAAATTTACCACCAAAGGTGGTGTCCAGCTTATGGCCCGGACTGTAAAAGAGGGGGAACACATTGAAATCACAGTTACAGACACCGGGATAGGGATTAAAGAAGAGGATATGCCAAAACTCTTTCAATCCTTTGTCCGTTTTGATTCTCCGCTTCGCGCTTCAGTCCCCGGCACTGGCCTGGGGTTGTATCTTACCAAAAAACTTGTCAGAGAAACCCTGGGCGGTGAGATCTCCGCAAAAAGCACCCACGGCGCTGGCAGCTGCTTCACGCTCAACATCCCGGCAATCTTGAACAATGCACAGAAAGGAGTTACAACCACATGA
- a CDS encoding PAS domain-containing protein, whose protein sequence is MPQAQTTRSAHSDTKQKQGVCADMINDFDITTLDWEKILNAITDLVAVLDKDFRIIQVNRALAEFLKQSPAALVGQKCYEVMHGQNTPWDGCPHEQMMKQKLPATLEVNDPFIGIPLLITASPITNKEGEIIGSVHVAKDISSVKKMQYALTLRNQQLEALNMLTSRAIRSQSIKEVVQVALAEVMKACSPDLALYYTVAGDWLLLQGSAPIEEEHLNHKKKVGECLCGLAAAHGSPVFSENISCDVRCTLSECKEAGICSFAALPIIHDNTIIGVLGIASRTETKYSDSRDFLEILAATVGLVAHNALLIGEIRKEAEMLDLKVTARTRELEEKNKDLQSKMAVIERMNKIFINRELRMVELKKKIQELERKGEDMDNET, encoded by the coding sequence ATGCCCCAAGCACAAACAACGCGTAGTGCGCATTCAGACACAAAACAAAAACAAGGAGTTTGCGCAGACATGATTAATGATTTTGACATCACAACACTGGATTGGGAAAAGATCTTGAATGCCATTACCGATCTTGTTGCCGTCCTTGATAAGGATTTCAGAATCATCCAAGTCAATCGTGCGCTGGCTGAGTTTCTCAAACAATCTCCGGCAGCCCTGGTGGGGCAGAAGTGCTACGAGGTTATGCATGGACAAAACACCCCCTGGGACGGCTGCCCTCATGAACAGATGATGAAGCAGAAACTCCCCGCAACCCTGGAGGTGAACGATCCTTTCATCGGTATCCCACTGCTAATAACCGCCTCACCGATCACTAACAAGGAGGGAGAAATCATCGGGTCAGTACATGTTGCCAAGGATATTTCCTCAGTCAAAAAAATGCAGTACGCCCTTACCCTGCGCAATCAACAACTTGAAGCGTTGAACATGCTAACCAGCAGGGCCATCAGAAGCCAGAGCATCAAAGAGGTGGTACAGGTTGCCCTGGCAGAGGTCATGAAGGCATGCTCTCCAGACCTTGCGCTTTATTATACGGTAGCAGGTGACTGGTTGCTTCTTCAAGGTTCCGCTCCAATCGAAGAAGAGCACCTCAATCACAAGAAAAAAGTGGGCGAGTGTCTCTGCGGACTCGCCGCAGCGCATGGCTCTCCAGTCTTTTCAGAGAACATCTCATGCGACGTTCGTTGCACCTTAAGTGAATGCAAGGAGGCTGGCATCTGCTCTTTTGCCGCCCTACCCATTATCCACGATAATACAATCATCGGGGTCCTCGGGATCGCTTCGAGAACTGAAACCAAATACTCGGATAGCCGGGATTTCCTAGAAATCCTTGCTGCCACCGTCGGCCTTGTGGCCCATAACGCCCTGCTTATCGGAGAGATCAGAAAGGAAGCTGAGATGCTGGACCTTAAGGTAACCGCCCGCACTCGTGAACTGGAGGAAAAGAATAAAGACCTTCAAAGCAAGATGGCTGTTATCGAGCGAATGAACAAAATTTTTATCAACCGCGAACTGCGGATGGTGGAACTGAAGAAAAAGATCCAGGAACTGGAACGAAAAGGTGAAGATATGGATAACGAAACATGA
- a CDS encoding response regulator, giving the protein MNPVLVIEDNIDNLLLITYALKNAGYSVISAETGEAGVELARQERPYFILMDINLPGIDGTEATRRIRISEINDTIPIIAITSFALQGDREKILAAGCNGYFEKPIDPNTIVDQIQAILSKCGARESGY; this is encoded by the coding sequence ATGAACCCTGTTCTGGTAATAGAAGACAATATCGACAATCTGCTACTGATCACCTATGCCCTGAAAAACGCCGGGTATTCCGTCATCAGCGCCGAAACCGGCGAGGCCGGGGTTGAATTGGCGCGCCAGGAGCGGCCATATTTTATCCTGATGGATATCAACCTGCCTGGCATCGACGGCACTGAAGCGACCAGAAGGATCAGGATATCCGAGATCAACGATACTATTCCCATCATCGCCATCACCTCCTTTGCCCTGCAGGGAGATCGGGAGAAAATCCTTGCGGCAGGGTGTAATGGCTACTTTGAAAAACCGATTGACCCCAATACGATTGTAGATCAGATCCAGGCAATTCTATCGAAATGTGGCGCAAGGGAAAGCGGTTACTGA